The Blautia luti nucleotide sequence CTGTCCTGTGTGTCAGAAAGTACTGAAAGACCAGAACCGGATGATCTGTCCGGAATGTGAAGAGAACCTGCACCCTGTGGGGCATCCCAGGTGCTTTTTGTGCGGGAAACCGGTAAATGCAGGAGAATATTGCAGGGACTGTGAGAAACATCATCATCTCTTTGATCAGGGAATAGGAATATTCGTTTATGATGAGCGGATGCGCAGGTCTGTTACACGATATAAATACTACGGCTGCAGAGAGTATGGAGATTTTTATGCAGCTGCCATGTACAGATTCGGCAGAAAGGAAATCCTCCGATGGGACCCACAGCTGATCGTTCCTGTCCCCATACACAGGACGAAGCTTCGGATGCGTGGCTTCAATCAGTCAGAATATCTGGCAGAAAGACTGGGCAGATATACAGGAATCCCCGTGGATCCTGATCTGGTGCAGAAAGTACGCAGGACACCGTCCCAGAAAAAACTTACTGCAGTCCAGCGCAGGAAGAATCTGGAGTCTGCGTTTCGGGTTACCCGGAAGATCAGTGAGAAGAGGATCCTTCTGGTAGATGATGTTTATACCACGGGAAGCACAATGGATGCCATGGCTGCCTGCCTGAAGAAAAAGGGCGGGGAAAAGATTTATTTTCTTACCCTCTGTACAGGCAGGACATGAGAAAAAATGCTTTTCATAAATAATGATATATGTTACAATCAGTCTGTATGAATATGGGTTTCTGCGACTTTTTTTGCGGAAATAACGGAAGAAAAGAGAAGCAATGAGGAGTTATTTATGTTAAATGAAGAGAAGATTAAAATCATGAATAAACTTGCCATGTATGAACAGGGAGAAGGAAAGAAGTATCTTCCGGTGAGCCGATATTACAGAAGTGATTACATAGGACTCGCCCTGATCAAGAACTTTTTCCTGGTGACTATCGGTTATTGTTTGATCCTGGCCGGGATCGCGGCATATTTCGGAGAATATCTGGTAGACAACATTCATAAGATGGACCTGGTGGCAGTGGGAAGGAATGCAGTGATCGGATATGTAGTCGTGCTGGTCGTTTTTTCAGTGGCGACTTATATCCAGTATTCTGTCAAGTACCATAAGGCCAAGAAAAGCGTGAAAGAGTATTATCAGGAACTTACACAGCTGAATAAGATCTACAGCCGTGAAGAGAAAAAATCCTCGTTCCGGGGAGTATCAGGAGGATATAAAAAATGACAGCATTACTCGAATTGAAACAGAAAATAAAGAATTTATACGGTGAGTATGAGATTTATATCCTGCCATTTCTGAAATTCGTCCTGGCACTGGTATATTTCATATGGATCAATGCAAATATGGGATATATGGAACAGATTAATAATATATTCATCGTTCTGATCCTGGCACTGATCTGTTCGATCCTGCCTTCAGGGGTGATGATCTTTGTAGGATTTGCCATGATGCTCGCTCACGGATATGCACTTGGGCCGGAAGTTGCCGGATTTCTTCTGGTGCTGATCCTGTTTATGGCAATCCTTTTCCTGAGATTCAGTTCAGGGACCAATCTGGTACTGGTATTTACACCGTTATCCTTCGGATTCAGTGTTCCGGCACTTCTTCCTATCGGAAGCGGACTGCTCAGCAGTGCGGCATCTGCACTTCCGGCAGGCTGCGGTGTGGTTATTTATTATTTTATCCGTTTTCTGTCTGTACAGCATAAACTTCTGGAGAATCCGGACGTGCTGATGACAGATAAATTGAAACTTCTCACTGACGGGATCGTACAGAACTGGGGAATGTGGATCACAGTGATCGCATTTATCGTAGTGATCCTGCTGGTAAATCTGATCCGCACCCGCTCTTTCGATTATGCGTGGAGGATCGCCATTGTTGCAGGAGGAGTTGTTTATATTCTGGTAGTTCTCGGGGGAGGAGTTATCCTGAACCTGAACATTGATATGATCAACCTTATTGTATACACAGTGGTCTCCGTAGTTGTGGGACTGCTTCTGGAGTTTTTTGTATTTGGCGGAGATTACAGCCGTACAGAGAGACTTGAGTATGAGGATGATGAGTACTACTACTATGTGAAGGCTGTTCCGAAGGCAGCAGTTGCCACTTCTGAAAGAAGTATCAAGAAGATCAACGGTGAACCTGCCAGAGAAGAGAAAGATGCCACAGACAATGTAGTATCTTATGCGAACCCTATTTTCCACGGGGAAGAAGATGCAGTACAGCCAACAGAGGAAGCTGGACCTGTAGTGAGAAAAGCAAATGTAGACCATGTAGATTTTGAGAAAAAACTGGAAGAATCTCTGAAAGACCTGTAAGCTGCTGAAGTTGGTAATATAGCAGCAAAATCTGTACAGGGATGTTTCAGGAAGACCAGGAGGAAAGGAGAACCATATGCAGGATGTTGGAGGGAATCTGATAGAGTATTTGTCCAGAATAGCATTCCCGAAGATCAGTATCATTGATGTCATCCAGATCGCGCTGATCGCATTTTTTGTGTATCAGTTTATGATATGGATCAAATATACCCATGCGTATACGCTGCTGAAGGGTATACTGGTAGTTCTCCTGTTTATTCTTGTTGCGTATATCTTCAAAATGAATACGATCCTGTGGATCTTCTCCAATCTGGCAAGTACGCTGATCGTAGGTGTTATTGTTATTTTCCAGCCGGAGCTTCGCAAAGCTCTGGAGCAGATCGGCCAGAAGAAGATCATGGCTGCGATCATTCCTTTTGAATCTGGCAAGGAAGTCAAGGAGAGATTCACAGATAAAACCATCAGCGAACTGGTAAAGGCCTGCTTTGATATGGGAGAAGTAAAGACAGGCGCACTGATCGTTATCGAACAGAATGAGCTGCTTACAGATTATATCCGTACAGGAATCAATCTGGATGCGATCCTTACCAGCCAGCTACTGATCAATATCTTCGAGCATAATACACCGCTTCATGACGGAGCTGTTATCGTGAGGGAAAACAGAATCGTAGCTGCAACCTGCTATCTTCCGCTGTCAGATAATATGGAGCTGAGCAAGCAGCTGGGAACACGCCACAGAGCCGGCGTAGGTATCAGTGAGCAGACAGACTCGGTGACTATTATCGTTTCTGAAGAAACCGGGCAGGTATCAGTAGCCCGGAACGGGAAACTGATCCGTGGCGTGAACAGTGCCAGACTCCGTGAGATCCTGATAAAGGCACAGAACAAACAGGTTGTAGATAACAGCAAATTCCGCTATTTACTGAAAGGAAGAGGCAAACATGAAGAAGAGAAAAATCACTGATAATATCCCTCTGAAGATCATGTCTGTTGCTGTGGCTGTCGTGGTATGGCTTATTGTTGTGAATATAGACAATCCTGTAGGAACAAACTATTATACACTGACCAATGTGGAGCTGATCAATAAAGAATATGTTGAATCCTCAGATACCATCGGCAAGATGTGTATGCCGGAGGAAAAGCAGGACTCTATAAGGATCGCTATTACAACGAACAAAAAGATAAGAGATAAGATCAAAGTTTCTGATATTACTGCTACAGCAGACCTGCAGCAGGCAGTAAGCCTTGACACAAACCCGGTTATGGTACCCATCACAGTAACCTGTTCCGTGCCGGGAGTAACACCCAATGATATTAAAGTAACCCCTCAGAACCTCAGTGTGAATCTGGATGAAAAGGAAACACAGGAGTTCGTAGTGAATGTAAGCAGAGGTGATACGAAACCCGGGAAAGACTATGAAGTAGGAAGCCTGACAGCTAATCCTGAGAAAGTCAGGATTACAGGACCGAAATCTTTGGTGAATAAAATAGACAAGGTAAATGCGACCATTTCCTTGGACGGTAACACGCAGGACTTTACACAGGACGTGAATCTTACGATCATAGATAAGAATCAGGAAGCACTTTCAGATTCAGAGATGAATTCTCTCAGGATTGAGAACAATGCGAAGGTAAGTGTTACAGCCAGACTGTGGAAGATCCGTCAGGGCGTAGGTATTTCAGCAGGATATGTAGGAAGCCCGGCATCCGGCTATCAGGTTGGAACTGTAACCACAGTTCCGGATACTATCAGCGTGGCAGGAAGCACCGAAGGACTTGAAACCTTGACTCAGAATGATAACACCATCACCATCCCTGCTGACAGTATTGACATTTCCGGAGAGTCCAGGGATGTGGAACGGAAGATCAGCCTGAAGGATCTGCTGCCTGACAATGTGAAGCTGACCAGCGATTCCAGTGAAGATGTATGGGTAACCGTAAGCATTCTTCCGGAGGGCAGCAGAGAATTTACACTGTCAACCAAGGATATTGAGGTAAAGAATAAACCGGATGATCTTCAGGTAACGTTCGAGACAGCTCAGATAGAGATCAGGATCAAATCTGATACAGAAGATCTGGATGATCTGAATACAGAGACAGATATTAAAGCGTCCATAGATCTGAAGGGAAAAGAGGAAGGAAATTATAAAGTCCCTGTGACATTGAGTCTTCCTAACGGATATGAAACTGTAGAGAACGTTTCTACAGAAGTAGTGATCTCATCAGGCACCGGAACGGATGACAGCAAGGGATGAGAGGAATACAGATATGGTTAGTAAGAAAGTAACGGTCAAGAATCCGACAGGTCTTCACCTGAGACCTGCAGGGATTTTGTGTAATGAGGCTATGAAATATCAGTCACAGGTAACTTTTGACTATGACGGAGGAACCGCTAATGCCAAGAGCGTGCTGAGCGTACTTGGCGCCTGCGTGAAATGCGGGGATGAGATAGAGATTATCTGTGAGGGAAAAGATGAACAGACAGCACTGGAAGGTATGGTAAATGCCGTAGAAAGCGGTCTGGGAGAATAAGTGTTAAAGGTTTATAACAAGTACACTACAAGTACACTCTGGTGTACTTGAATAGTTATTGAGGGAGGAATTAATTGTGAAAAAAAGGTTGGTTGCAGTAACTCTCGGCGTTATTTTGAGTTTGTCAACTGTAGGCGAAGCCGGTGCATCGGTATTCAGCTCTCCTGAGGACACAGCGGCATCCCAGGATGAGATCGCAGGATCTGAAGCAGCGGAATCAGAGACAGACAGTGCAGAAACAGCAGACACATCGGAAGTACAGCCAGAGGATTCTGGTGCAGAGGATCTGTTTTCGGCAGGAGAGTATGCAGGTACTTCAGATGCAGAACCACAGGACAGCAGTTCTGCTTTTTCATCAGGAGAAGATGAGACACAGCCAGCAGCTGTATCACAGATAACAGATGCAGTACCGGCAGAGCAGCAGGATGATTCTGATGCTGTGTCAGTGAAGGCAGAGGACTGGATCAGAGAGGATGATCACTTTAAGCTCCGCAAGCCAGTGAAGAAAGACAGTGCTGACACTTCAGATGCAGCACCGGCAGACACAGTACAGACAGAAGATCAGACCGGTGAGGTGGTTCTCACAGATTCTGATACAGATGAAACCGACAATGCAGACAGTACAGATCCGACACAAGCAGATGCAGCAGATACGGAGATTCTGACCGCAGAAGATCCGGATTATGAAGATGCAGCAGATACAACAGAGGATCCGGTTCTGGATGTATCCGATGACAGTGCAGACGGGGATGCCAATGCCAGCACAGATCCGGCAGATAATACAGACAGCTTTTATACAGCAGCAGACGGACTGGTGAAGATCAGTACGGAATATAAAGAACAGGTACATACAGGCTGGTATCTTTTCGATGAGAACGGATACATGGTTACAGGACAGGCACAAGTAAATCCGGAACAGGGCACAGATATTGCTGCTACACAGACAGCAGATGCCAGCGATGGAGATGCCAGCATAGCTGCAGATACAGAAGAAACAGTTCAGTCCTGCTTCACATCAGCAGAGGATGCGGTAGTATATACAGGCTGCGAGAATGAAGCGGTTACGCCGTATACATCTACTGTAGGACAGCAGATCCGTAATAAATGGAAATGGACGGGAACTGCATGGCAGTATTACAATGCAGCAGGTACCCTTGAGACAGTAACACAGCTGGAGGCAGCACAGAAAGCCAACGGTACTTATACAGGATACTTTAAAATCGAGAATGAATATTACAGCCTGAAAGCAGACGGAACACCACGAACAGGAAATGTCACACTTACAGTAAACGGAGTGTCCAATCTCTATTATTTCGAGAAGGACAGCACCATCCCGGGAAGAATGTTCCACGAAGGCTGGAGAGTAACAGGACTTAATACTTCCAGGGAGAGATGGCTCTACTACAGCCAGGGGAAAAACCCGGCAGATATCGGTAAATACTATCAGCGTGGTGTCATTGCTACCAGACTGGATGAGAATATAAAAGGTGCTTATACATATCTGATCAGCAGCAAGGGATACCTTCTGAAAAGTACCATAAAGAAAGCTGAGAACGGCGCTTTCTATGGAACTGATAAATATGGAAGAATTTATACAAATAAGATGGTTTTGTATAAAGGATACAGATATTATTTCGGAAAAAACGGCAAACGTGCTACATGGAAGAACAGATGGGCGAAGGTCAACAACCATTATTATTACTTCGGCGGCGTTCCGGGAAGAGTTCAGGAGAAACATGGCTGGCAGAAACTTACCAATACCAAGAATCAGTTCCTGGGCTGGATCTATTTAGATCAGAACGGAAACAATTACACTAATAAGTGGACCAGCAACGGATATTATTTCAAAGCCAACGGAAAACTTGCCAGCGGTCTGACACAGATCGGAACAAAGATGTATCTCTTTGAATCATCTACGGCAGCAGCCCATAAAGGAAAAGTGTACAAGAATACAATGATCCGTTACAAGAAAAAGCTGTATCTGGCAAGTGCTACAGGTGCTCTGTATAAGGGTGGATGGAGACAGTATAATAACGGCTGGTACTATCTGAGAAATTATACACCGCTGACAAACCAGTTCAGGAAGAAAAACGGTGTAAACGGTTATCTGAATTCCAGTGGTAAATACACCACAGGATGGGTGCTTGTAAGTGATGCCAAGAACCTTATGAGATACATTGACCCAACCGGAAACGGATATGCAAAAAATACAAGCAAATGGATCAATGGAGTTCTGTATTACTTTGACAGCAACGGATACAGGATCACAGATGTTTCCGCGAAATATCCGAACGGTCCATATTATCTGGAAGTACAGAGAAAGAATGGTATCATGACTGTTTATACAGACAGTACCAAGAGAATTCCTATCAAGACCATCAGAGTATCCGTAGGTGTTCCAAGTACTCCTACACCGCCGGGTGAATACACACTCA carries:
- a CDS encoding ComF family protein, whose product is MKKLIENILNVFYPRCCPVCQKVLKDQNRMICPECEENLHPVGHPRCFLCGKPVNAGEYCRDCEKHHHLFDQGIGIFVYDERMRRSVTRYKYYGCREYGDFYAAAMYRFGRKEILRWDPQLIVPVPIHRTKLRMRGFNQSEYLAERLGRYTGIPVDPDLVQKVRRTPSQKKLTAVQRRKNLESAFRVTRKISEKRILLVDDVYTTGSTMDAMAACLKKKGGEKIYFLTLCTGRT
- the cdaA gene encoding diadenylate cyclase CdaA, coding for MQDVGGNLIEYLSRIAFPKISIIDVIQIALIAFFVYQFMIWIKYTHAYTLLKGILVVLLFILVAYIFKMNTILWIFSNLASTLIVGVIVIFQPELRKALEQIGQKKIMAAIIPFESGKEVKERFTDKTISELVKACFDMGEVKTGALIVIEQNELLTDYIRTGINLDAILTSQLLINIFEHNTPLHDGAVIVRENRIVAATCYLPLSDNMELSKQLGTRHRAGVGISEQTDSVTIIVSEETGQVSVARNGKLIRGVNSARLREILIKAQNKQVVDNSKFRYLLKGRGKHEEEKNH
- a CDS encoding YbbR-like domain-containing protein, which codes for MKKRKITDNIPLKIMSVAVAVVVWLIVVNIDNPVGTNYYTLTNVELINKEYVESSDTIGKMCMPEEKQDSIRIAITTNKKIRDKIKVSDITATADLQQAVSLDTNPVMVPITVTCSVPGVTPNDIKVTPQNLSVNLDEKETQEFVVNVSRGDTKPGKDYEVGSLTANPEKVRITGPKSLVNKIDKVNATISLDGNTQDFTQDVNLTIIDKNQEALSDSEMNSLRIENNAKVSVTARLWKIRQGVGISAGYVGSPASGYQVGTVTTVPDTISVAGSTEGLETLTQNDNTITIPADSIDISGESRDVERKISLKDLLPDNVKLTSDSSEDVWVTVSILPEGSREFTLSTKDIEVKNKPDDLQVTFETAQIEIRIKSDTEDLDDLNTETDIKASIDLKGKEEGNYKVPVTLSLPNGYETVENVSTEVVISSGTGTDDSKG
- a CDS encoding HPr family phosphocarrier protein is translated as MVSKKVTVKNPTGLHLRPAGILCNEAMKYQSQVTFDYDGGTANAKSVLSVLGACVKCGDEIEIICEGKDEQTALEGMVNAVESGLGE
- a CDS encoding L,D-transpeptidase family protein yields the protein MKKRLVAVTLGVILSLSTVGEAGASVFSSPEDTAASQDEIAGSEAAESETDSAETADTSEVQPEDSGAEDLFSAGEYAGTSDAEPQDSSSAFSSGEDETQPAAVSQITDAVPAEQQDDSDAVSVKAEDWIREDDHFKLRKPVKKDSADTSDAAPADTVQTEDQTGEVVLTDSDTDETDNADSTDPTQADAADTEILTAEDPDYEDAADTTEDPVLDVSDDSADGDANASTDPADNTDSFYTAADGLVKISTEYKEQVHTGWYLFDENGYMVTGQAQVNPEQGTDIAATQTADASDGDASIAADTEETVQSCFTSAEDAVVYTGCENEAVTPYTSTVGQQIRNKWKWTGTAWQYYNAAGTLETVTQLEAAQKANGTYTGYFKIENEYYSLKADGTPRTGNVTLTVNGVSNLYYFEKDSTIPGRMFHEGWRVTGLNTSRERWLYYSQGKNPADIGKYYQRGVIATRLDENIKGAYTYLISSKGYLLKSTIKKAENGAFYGTDKYGRIYTNKMVLYKGYRYYFGKNGKRATWKNRWAKVNNHYYYFGGVPGRVQEKHGWQKLTNTKNQFLGWIYLDQNGNNYTNKWTSNGYYFKANGKLASGLTQIGTKMYLFESSTAAAHKGKVYKNTMIRYKKKLYLASATGALYKGGWRQYNNGWYYLRNYTPLTNQFRKKNGVNGYLNSSGKYTTGWVLVSDAKNLMRYIDPTGNGYAKNTSKWINGVLYYFDSNGYRITDVSAKYPNGPYYLEVQRKNGIMTVYTDSTKRIPIKTIRVSVGVPSTPTPPGEYTLRSSARWQLLMGPSWGQYGTHVEGAGKGGIYVHSVACAQANSFNLPAVEYNKLGQPASHGCIRACVADAKWVYYHCNGSRINIIDGVVTYHDAYKGPLGKNPLTPLRGAKNFDPTDPEV